One Corynebacterium matruchotii genomic window, TGAAGGACAGCAGGAGTTTCTTACCGTGCAGGGCGGTACCACTGCTGCCATAGGCGAACCCGTATTCGAGGACGTCTTCGATCCACTTCTTCAACAGGGAGGGAACGTTATACCAGTAGATGGGGAATTGCAGAACAATGATATCGGCGTCGACCAGGGCTTCTTGTTCAGCCTTGGCATCGATGTTGAAGTCGGGGTACAGCTCGTCGAGACGGCGAACCTCAAGGATGTCACCATTGAACTTGTCTTCGAGACTCTCCAAAATGGCAGCATTCATGTTGGACCGATCGAGATGCGGGTGACCGGAAATAACGAGAATCTTACTCATGCATTTTTCCTTATATATCGATGTTTTCTGTAACCGGTAGTGCCAACGTGTCTGTCGTCGACACCACCATATGGTCAGGGCCACCCATGATAGCAATTTCTTCGGGTTGATGTGTGCACCATTCCGTAACCGGTTGGAGTCTTACACTTCCATGCCGGTGAACTAGACAACGCCTACGACCTACGTGTTTCATTCTCCGCTTGACGACACCCTGGGTTTGATACGGCAGCCGCCACCTTCGGGCGCCGCAAAGCATGGCGATAATTATTGCGCGCAACCTACTAGTAAGCGCTGCTCAAGGGCATTGTTTGCCGTCACCGAAGTTTCCACGTGTCTTCAAGGAGTCCGATTAACTCGATGTGACGTCGCATGACAACGTTCGGTGTCCACTTGGTTTCTTGCAGGACCCCGGTCGTGAGGGCGAAAACGGACACACCATTTTTCAGGAAATAACTCTTCTTCTTGTAATCAAAATCGTAGTTCCTGGCCCGACTGTTCTTGCTCTTATTGAGGAGCACCAAATTCCCCAGCCGATGGGTCCACCACGCCCGTTCGCCATCGCTAAACCACTCCAGCCACTGGCTACCTTCCTTGGGATTTTGCGGCAACACGTGCTCGATGCTGATGGTTTTGTGATCGTAGGAAACCCCGGGGTCGTCGGCCAGAATCGAATCGAGGCGTAGCAACACATACTTAGGCAACGCTGTCGATGAGGACGAATAGATTTCGCTATCCAACTGCTCCCGGGTGGCCTTCTTCTCATCCTCGCTAAGCTCAAACTCGGTGCTGCGCAGCCCATGCCCGGCAATGAGCTGCTTCAAAAGCGCCATATAGCGGGTCAGTCGCACATTCCGATACAACCGCCGCACCAGCATGCTTGCGGCCAGCCGCTCCAATTTTTCAAAAAACGCATTGAGGAACTTTGGGTCATCATCGTGTTCTTTCAACGCCCACAGGGCCACGGGACGCCAATCGTTATTATTCAACTGGCTGAGCCGCTTCAGCCAATTATTCACGCTCTCCCACAGGGGGCCGCCATGAAAATCCTGGGCGCGCAACCGCACATCGGCTTGAGCATACGGTTCCAGCACCTCATCAATAAAGGCCTCCCCCTGCCATTTACTAAGAATCTGCTCGGGGAATTCGGATAGCAGATTCCGGGTGGCATGAGCCTGGGTGAGAATCGCACGTATGTACACGAATAGCGTGCCAAACTCTTCCCGGCCAAGCTCCTGTTCCAGGTTCTCCCACCGATCCGCATATTCGCGGCGGGAGCTTTCCGAGATCTCGCCGATCACCTGCGACTTGAAAATATCCGAAGGTAGTAGCGGTAAACCACGCGCATTCATCACATTAAAAATCCGGTATGCACTATTAAGGTCGGGCGTACTCACCACAACCAGCATGGTTCTATCGCGCAACATTTTATACAGGTTCGCCAGATCATTGCGCGTCCAATCGAATAATTGTTCCCGTAGTGCTTTGACGTTATCGCGGATTGCCCGCTGCGATTCCGTCACCGCAAGGTTATTGCTCAACCGAACAACATCTTCCGTGGCATCGCTTTTTTGCACATATTGGTAGAAGAATTCGATGTCCCGCCGCCGCAGGGTGAGACGCGGCTTGGCTGGTTTCTCTTCCCACTCCACCGCGGGCTTTTCGACGCGCTCATGGATGTCCTTGCGCAGGCTGGGATCCTCCACAATGTCCCGTAATACCGCCAGCAACAGGGTCAGGGTCACGAGTCGTTGTTGCCCGTCAATCACCTCGGCGCGTGGCGATTGCGCATCCTTCACCAACACAATGGAGCCCAAAAAGTATGGTTCATCCAGGTCACGCTCCAAGGCTTCCTGCAAATCCACAAGCAGTTGCACCGCATGCTCCACACCCCAGGTGTAGGGCCGCTGGTACTCCGGAATGACGAATTCGTATTCATCGGTGAAGAGTTTGTCCAGGTTGATCTCAACTGCCGCAATTGGTTGCAATGGTACTGTCGTGCCCATTCTTCTCACTCACTGTTGCTACTAGTGGTTTCATAATCCCCCATATACTAGGCGATATTCAGACACCGGGAAAACTGCGGTTTCATCTCTTACGATCCGGTATTTTTGCGTCTAACTTGCCTATCATCACCGCATCCTCATGCACCCTCAATGCCCACAGGTTCCCTTCAATAACCTAAAAAGGCTGTTCAGACGTTATATATTAATGTTTGCAAGCAATATAGAACCTGCATACTATTAGGAATATGAACGCTTATCCGATTGAGATTTCGCAGCTCAGCAAGGATTTCGGGAAAACCCGGGTACTCAACAACGTCAACCTCACCGTCGCCCATGGCACAGTCCACGGATTCCTCGGACCCAACGGCGCCGGCAAATCCACCACCATCCGCTGCCTCCTCGGACTCATCCACCCCACCACCGGAACCCTCCGCATCAATAACACTGACCCCACCAAAACCACCATCCACAACGTCGCCTATGTCCCCGGCGATGTGGAACTCTTCCCTAACCTCACCGGCAACCAAGTCCTCGACACCCTCGCCAAACTCCGACCCACCAGTGACAACAAGAAAAAACGCGCCGAATACATTGAACGATTCAAACTCGACCCCACCAAAAAAATCCGCACCTACTCCAAAGGCAACCGGCAAAAAGTCATGCTCATCGCCGCCTTCGCCGCGAACGTCGATATCCTCGTCCTCGACGAACCCACCTCCGGACTCGACCCACTCATCGAACAAACATTCATCAACATTGTTCGAGAACGCCGCAACGAAGGAGCAGCAATCCTACTGTCTAGCCACATCCTGTCCGAAGTCCAAGAACTCGCCGATGACATCAGCATCATCCGAAACGGCACCATCGTCGAATCCGGATCCTTGAAACAACTCGCCCACATCCGCGGCGTCCGAATCCGTGCCACCAACCCGGACTACGACCACATCCATGAACAAGACAGCGTCAACCCCACCCTCCAACACCTCATCGACCAAGGCGCATCAAACATCACCATCACCCCCGCCAGCCTCGAAGAACTCTTCCTCGAATTCTACCAAGACGGACAAGGCAACCAGGGCGGGCAGGGCCAAACCCACGGTAACCAAGGCCAACAACAAGGAGGGGCCAGCCGTGCTTAACCTCATCCAAATCCACCTGCGTACCCACCGCTTCTTCCTCCTCGCCTGGCTCACACCACTCACCTTATTCTTTGCGTCCATGCCCAGTGCCTATAGCAATAGCTACACAGATGCAGAATCGCTGGCCAAAGTACAGGAACAGATGAGTAATTCATTCGGCCTGGTAGTGATCTACGGGAAAATCCCGGAACCGTTCAACTACGCCACCTGGGCTGTTTGGGAAACCACTAGCTGGGGATTCATCCTTGCCGCAATCATGGGCCTATTGCTGGGGTCCAGCGTGTCCCGGGGTTTGGAGGAAAGCGGCCAGGCGGAACTGCTGCAATCTAATGGCCTCTCCGCCGGAGTACTTCGCCGCGCCGCACTCACCGTCACCATCCTCACCAGCGTCTTGTGGGGCGTGCTGGTGGCAGTCAGCCTCTGGGCAAATGCCGGGATTTCCAATGATTTTACTGCTAATGGCAGCCTTCTCACCGGATACTCCGCTTTCCTCCTCACCTGCTTCTTTGGCCTGCTGGCCATCATTGCCGGGGAAGCGTTCGGTTCGGTACGCGCGGCCCGGCAGGCTTCCTTCCTGGCGATACTCATCACGTTTAGCACGCGGGTTATCGCCGACGTGTACGACCACCCTTGGCTACATTGGCTCACGCCCTTTGGCTGGGTCAAAGTAGTAAAACCATATCAACATGACGGAAACCAATGGTTGCCCACAATAATATTCACCGCAGTCCTCCTGCTCATGTCCATTCCTATTATTGTGGTCAACCGGGATCTGCATTCCCAATGGGTGCGGCTGCGGTCCCGCAAATACCGCGCCGCCGGCTGGGGCCCATGGTCGCTGTGGTGGCGACTCCAGGGACCCGTCATCGTATGGTGGGCTGTTGCCATCATTTTTACTTCCACCGGATTTTTCGCAATGACCGGGGAAATGAACAGCGTATTTGAAAACTCCCCCGGAACAGCAGAGCTAGCGGCACAAATGGTGCCAGATTTGCAGAATGCGTATGCCTACATGTCCGGAATCGTCGTGGGTCTTATCGTGTGCTGCATGACGATCCAACTAGTGCTCGCCGGGCACAAAGCGGAAAAGCAAGGATTAGTCACGCTCATTCTTACTACCGAGCAACGCCGCCCCATGCTTTTTCTCCAAAACTTCCTCTACACGATGATTGCCACCATCATGACCCTAATCCCCGCGGCCTTTCTCTCTGCATACGCTGCCATCGCTGATTCCCACGTTTCTGACGATCAGTTCAGTACCGTGGTGTGGGCAATCATTGACCTGATCGCACCAGCGGTAGCATGCTGCGGTATTTCGGCATTATGCTTGGCGATTCGGACCAGCATCATCGCATGGCTGGTAGTGGCCACCTCAGGTTTCTTGTCGTTCTTCGGGTCGTTGCTAAAACTGGATAAGTGGGTGTTGGATTTGTCGGTGTTTGCGTGGGCTCCGCATACGGTGGATCATTATCGTGGCGCGATTGTGCTGTTAGCGATTGGGCTAGGTTCCTTGCTAGCGGGCACCGTGATTTTCGCTAAACGAGACATCGTGGCGTAGAGAGTAAAAAGCTTATTTGGTAGTGATCCTAAGGATTGCCCAAAAATACACCAACACCTTAACCTCCAAATCGCACATCAGATGATCTTATATCTATTTCACTGGTACCCTAGGAAAGAACAACTGATCGACTATGGGTATGAGGTGGTTCCGTGACGCAGCTTCCGCCGTCGCAAAGCATCGACGATGACTACACGTTCCGGCTACTGGGGGTCCTCACCGCGGCCGGGCGCGAAACCGCCGAAGGGTGGAGCGAGATAGGATTGCTTATCAATTTCGACCCCAACACGTACGAACTGCGCACATTCAGCAACGTTGTGTGGCGCGGCCAGCACTATGATTCCTGGATTACCGATGCACTGCAAAACGAGCTGATAAACACGGCACTCGGTTGGCTTAAAGCGCTTTACGACGCCGGGTATCCGCTCTGGACCTCCATGTTTCTGGGAATAAATTCCGATAAGTATTTCTTATGGGAACCCAGCTATGAGGCAGATTTCGGCCCGTGGCGAGTTGATTTGGAGGGCGACAACTGGCCTGCAGTGGCGGCCGGGCTGCGGAAGATGGGAACAGATACGCAATGAGCCAAGAAGAACAACAAAAGCGAAATGACGATGCGTGGACTGAAATCTGCGCCGCCATAAGCTCGCCAGAAGTGGAGCTATTAGAGCTGCTCATAAAGGATGATAGTGGTGATCTTAATGAAGCAGTCGAATACCTGTTTGGCACAGCTGTGCATCAAGGAACGCTGTACGACATCACCTTACCTGTCCTGCGATTCTGCATTCGCATGCTTGACCAGTTCAGTCCTGAGGCAACGGAGTGGGTGGTGGTATGGATCCAATTGGTTGGGAGCATTATCCGGGACGTTCCCGAAGATCCATACGCGATACAGTTGCACAAGGAGAACGCTTCCGTGGTGGAAGCCTTGCTTGCGCTCGACGCCAAGAAAGGTGGCGAATACTATACGCGGGCTTTAGGAGCATGGGCCTGGTATTTTGACGCAGAAGATGAGCTAGCCTACAGGGTTCGTGCCCGGCTCCGGGGATATCCAGTCGATGGTGGCACTGTTGCCGCGTTAGGGGCCTGGGGCGGAGACACCAGCGCCTACCTCACCAGCGATGACCTGGGCGTACGAACAGCTGCCGCTTTTCATGACCGCAGCGAGGCGGGGACAGCTGCGCTAATAGAAGTATTATCCGACCCGAAAACTGAAGACGTCTGGGAGCAAATTATCGAACCAGATGGGCGGATTGATGATGTGGTGGAAGAACTGGTTGCCCGCGATCTTAGCGGGATTGCTGAGGCAGAGCGCACGCGTCTGGAATCTCTGCCTGTATTCTGCCTCTCCATCTACTACCAGCCGTGGAAACCTTTCCTGCAACTCATTAACATAGGAAATGGCAATGGGGTATTGAATACGGAAGCAACCGCACGATTCCTGGGCGCTGTGGTAGACGATGACAGTCTCTGGTACAACGACCCGTACACAACTGACGCGCTCAAAAAAGCCGGACTGCCTTCCAGTAGGAAGGAGTTGCGGAAATTGGTAAAGAGCATGAAGGACTAGCCTGCCCAGGTTCTTCTCCCCCACATCCGCTACCCGCCCACGATGACGCGCCGCGTGAGCCCTCGCCGCCCGGCGGGGATGCCCACGGTCCAGGCGGATTTGTTGCGTATGAGCAGGTTGTCTAGTCATTGCTTTCCGATGCGCTGCAAACTGATAACCACGACACTTAGTTGGCTTAAAGCGCTTTACGACACCGGGTATCCGCTCTGGACCTCCATGTTCCCGGGGATAAATTCCGATACACGCTTCTTACAGGGCCCAGCGACACAGAAGATTTCGGCCCCTGGCAAATTGGGTGGGAAGGCAATAACTAGCCTTTGGCAACGGCTGGGTTCCAGACGATAGCTGACTAAAATATTCCTCATTACCCTTGAACTCGACCCCGAACATGATCCCGAGCTCGCATTCGAAGCGCCATTCTAACCTCATCATAAATAGTGGTTGAAGTTTGTTCCGCAGTCTCAACTGATGCCACTAAAGCATACTTAATCTCTTCTTTTTTGCGAAGATGCTGCGCATCATCCATGCATTCAACATGAATAGAGAAAGCATCTCCCTCTGCAAAAGTCATGGCACGAGTTCCTTCAATTATTTCATGCTGAAGGCTGCCTTTTTTTACCATATTAGGCTCCGCCTCAGAACGCTTAGCCGTTTTCGTACCATCTTCCTTATATTCAAAATATACTTTTGAACCACGATATTGATTAAGCGTACCGACTGTTGGCGCTGCAAATGCAAGTGTAACTGTAAAGCGATGCCATTCTGCTTTGGAACGAAGCGACAGGGGCAATGGAAGACTGTAAGTATGCCGTTGATCTTTAGTAATGCTTCCGCCTGCAATCACCACTGCTCTATTCCTTGCCGAAAAACCTAAGCGGCTAGGATCAAGACAACCATAGCCCAGAAGTGCAGTTAATTGTTTTCGAATTTGTCCTTTGGGTAGATCAAGATCTTTACCAAGATCTTTTTTCCATTCTCCCCAGCTGCTGGCATGTACCAAAAGAGCACGGACAAGGAGGGGATGATATAGGGCATCGGGTAAATTATTCTCCGAATTTCCTTCTTCTAAAATATCGAAAAGCTTGCTAGCTTCATGTGTTACTAAAGCAGCAGCATTACTCGTTCCAATGCAAAACTTTGTGCCATTGATTGCGCCTCCTCGACTAGGAACGGCGGCACGCACCCCTGGCCCGACTACAGAGGAATCTGCAATCTCTAAAACAATATTTCCTTGCTGTTCTGGTGTTATTACTGGGCGTTTATACACCACACGTCCACCCATATAATACAAATCTGGTTTAATGGATCGATTGATACCAGGCCCTCGCCCACTATAGTGTGCGGGAAAATTAGCACGATTGACATCTAAAACGGTATCCGGGACCTTAATAGCATCTGCCTTATCATTATGTGTAGCACCTATAGTTAAGACATTGATGGCATCACCTGGCGAAAGAATTCCCAACAACAAGGAATTATTAAAGGTTGCTTGAACTGCTGCAGTTCGCGCAGATTCAATATTGCTCAGGGCCTCAACAGGGATCGTGATCGGAATTTCATTATGGTTACCAGCACTCACGATAAATAATAAATTATAATTAACTGCAAGCCAATCAAGCACTCTTCCGCCGGGACTCATCCTGCGAGTAAGCACACGGGCTGGGTCACCAATAGACAGATTAATAATACGTACGCTAGGCGCCACGGCCTCACTATCTCCATCGCCCTCCATAATCCTTCTAACTGCTCTAATTAACAGATCAGGAAATAAAACATTGGAGATTACCTGTTCTGTGCAACCAATGCCTTCTACAGACTCCATAATTGGACGTACATAAAGAGGCCTATCCAATGGGGAATCAGGCTTATTTAAATCCCCATGGATAATTAGTGACGCCATCTCAGTACCATGCTGACGCTTTATTACCGGATAATGATTTTCAAGATCATCGGGATCATCTATTATTAATCGTCCTCGGAGAGCACCATGATTCGAAACAGGCAATCCATCAAGCAACGCAACCCTTGGCTTTCCTTGAATTCGCTCCCCCTCATTAAGAGCAATGCCTTTTATTAGATCATCATCAGCGATTGAATCATTATCTTGCCACCCAAGAGCCATTGGCCTATATGGGCTAACAAACATGATCTCATCAACTGTCAATAGTTGTACAGATTCAGCACCTTCAGCTAAAAACAATTCCACTTGCTGTATTGGCAACTCAACTAAAAGCGCATGGTAGTTAATTTCTGGGATTAGGGCTCTGCTGATGACTTTTCCAGCCACATTCGATACATTATTCCTAACAATCTCTTCAGCTTTAATCTGCTTGATTTTATCTTGTCGATACCATAATTCCACTTCAACTTGAACAAAACTCTGGGAGTTTCCAATTACTTCAAGTCGTTCTTTCCATTCCTCATAGAGACCTGTTTCTTGAATCCGATCTTGTGGGCCCCAATGTCTAATAGCAACAAGTTGTTGAAACATTTCTTTGAATTTATAAAGCCCACGATCCAATGTCACCTTTGGATCCGACTTCCATTTTTCAAAAAGCTGCAAGAGCTCCTCAATAGCCGCCATGTTGGACATTACGAGATACAAGGAATGTGATACCAGCTTGTCAGTTTTGTTTCCTTCCTCATCCTTTAAATAAAAATCGTCATCTGGTTCCGTATCATCACCTACGAATTCAGATAGGAATTCGAGTCCCTCAATCTTGTTGATGGCATTGCAAAAATCTTTGACGCTACCAGCGAGGTCAAACACAATAACTAAATTTGGATCGACTTCATCCGGGATACCAACCCCCATTTTTGCCCGCTGAGCCTCAAAAGTTGCAACTAGCTTACGAAATTGCGGTTCAATCCGACTTACTTGACGACTTGAATTTGGCGTGACCAAATTCGGAAACCCTTTTTTCCGTTTACGTTCTCCCACTATTGCGGGCCCAAAGGCAAGAAGTGGTCTTGATTCACTGGTCATTGTGTCACCTGTTCACGGCGATGCTCAATACGTTCTCGTGCAATACGACGCATATTAGC contains:
- a CDS encoding NAD(P)H-dependent oxidoreductase; protein product: MSKILVISGHPHLDRSNMNAAILESLEDKFNGDILEVRRLDELYPDFNIDAKAEQEALVDADIIVLQFPIYWYNVPSLLKKWIEDVLEYGFAYGSSGTALHGKKLLLSFTAGSGADVYHEKMAHDLPDFMPAFQETAALTGMEWQEPVYSYGALTDADLAAKHSDRLIARLVEISA
- a CDS encoding DUF262 domain-containing protein — its product is MGTTVPLQPIAAVEINLDKLFTDEYEFVIPEYQRPYTWGVEHAVQLLVDLQEALERDLDEPYFLGSIVLVKDAQSPRAEVIDGQQRLVTLTLLLAVLRDIVEDPSLRKDIHERVEKPAVEWEEKPAKPRLTLRRRDIEFFYQYVQKSDATEDVVRLSNNLAVTESQRAIRDNVKALREQLFDWTRNDLANLYKMLRDRTMLVVVSTPDLNSAYRIFNVMNARGLPLLPSDIFKSQVIGEISESSRREYADRWENLEQELGREEFGTLFVYIRAILTQAHATRNLLSEFPEQILSKWQGEAFIDEVLEPYAQADVRLRAQDFHGGPLWESVNNWLKRLSQLNNNDWRPVALWALKEHDDDPKFLNAFFEKLERLAASMLVRRLYRNVRLTRYMALLKQLIAGHGLRSTEFELSEDEKKATREQLDSEIYSSSSTALPKYVLLRLDSILADDPGVSYDHKTISIEHVLPQNPKEGSQWLEWFSDGERAWWTHRLGNLVLLNKSKNSRARNYDFDYKKKSYFLKNGVSVFALTTGVLQETKWTPNVVMRRHIELIGLLEDTWKLR
- a CDS encoding ABC transporter ATP-binding protein, with protein sequence MNAYPIEISQLSKDFGKTRVLNNVNLTVAHGTVHGFLGPNGAGKSTTIRCLLGLIHPTTGTLRINNTDPTKTTIHNVAYVPGDVELFPNLTGNQVLDTLAKLRPTSDNKKKRAEYIERFKLDPTKKIRTYSKGNRQKVMLIAAFAANVDILVLDEPTSGLDPLIEQTFINIVRERRNEGAAILLSSHILSEVQELADDISIIRNGTIVESGSLKQLAHIRGVRIRATNPDYDHIHEQDSVNPTLQHLIDQGASNITITPASLEELFLEFYQDGQGNQGGQGQTHGNQGQQQGGASRA
- a CDS encoding S8 family peptidase codes for the protein MTSESRPLLAFGPAIVGERKRKKGFPNLVTPNSSRQVSRIEPQFRKLVATFEAQRAKMGVGIPDEVDPNLVIVFDLAGSVKDFCNAINKIEGLEFLSEFVGDDTEPDDDFYLKDEEGNKTDKLVSHSLYLVMSNMAAIEELLQLFEKWKSDPKVTLDRGLYKFKEMFQQLVAIRHWGPQDRIQETGLYEEWKERLEVIGNSQSFVQVEVELWYRQDKIKQIKAEEIVRNNVSNVAGKVISRALIPEINYHALLVELPIQQVELFLAEGAESVQLLTVDEIMFVSPYRPMALGWQDNDSIADDDLIKGIALNEGERIQGKPRVALLDGLPVSNHGALRGRLIIDDPDDLENHYPVIKRQHGTEMASLIIHGDLNKPDSPLDRPLYVRPIMESVEGIGCTEQVISNVLFPDLLIRAVRRIMEGDGDSEAVAPSVRIINLSIGDPARVLTRRMSPGGRVLDWLAVNYNLLFIVSAGNHNEIPITIPVEALSNIESARTAAVQATFNNSLLLGILSPGDAINVLTIGATHNDKADAIKVPDTVLDVNRANFPAHYSGRGPGINRSIKPDLYYMGGRVVYKRPVITPEQQGNIVLEIADSSVVGPGVRAAVPSRGGAINGTKFCIGTSNAAALVTHEASKLFDILEEGNSENNLPDALYHPLLVRALLVHASSWGEWKKDLGKDLDLPKGQIRKQLTALLGYGCLDPSRLGFSARNRAVVIAGGSITKDQRHTYSLPLPLSLRSKAEWHRFTVTLAFAAPTVGTLNQYRGSKVYFEYKEDGTKTAKRSEAEPNMVKKGSLQHEIIEGTRAMTFAEGDAFSIHVECMDDAQHLRKKEEIKYALVASVETAEQTSTTIYDEVRMALRMRARDHVRGRVQG